A region of Argentina anserina chromosome 5, drPotAnse1.1, whole genome shotgun sequence DNA encodes the following proteins:
- the LOC126794134 gene encoding uncharacterized protein LOC126794134 isoform X1: protein MSNLRTICRPHAGFTSFICCRHQARFSFRVSFKRGNPNYSPSLSPATSDFARLNRSESWFGANQRRSMVRASNWTHPQSPYETLELEMDADDDQIKVAYRRLAKFYHPDVYDGRGTLEEGETAEARFIKIQAAYELLLDVEKRGQYDRDNRVNPLKASEAWMEWLMKKRKAFDQRGDMAIAAWAEQQQREMNIRARRLSRSKVDPYEEKKILARERKASAEYFSSTLKRHTLVLKKRDIMRRKAEEDKKKIIGQLLAAEGLELDTDEEENQ, encoded by the exons ATGAGTAATTTGAGAACAATTTGTAGGCCACACGCCGGCTTCACCTCCTTCATATGCTGCAGACATCAAGCTCGTTTCAGCTTTAGGGTTTCCTTTAAGcgtggaaaccctaattacTCGCCTAGTCTCTCTCCGGCGACGTCGGATTTCGCGAGATTGAATCGGAGCGAGTCGTGGTTTGGAGCGAACCAGAGAAGGTCCATGGTTAGGGCTTCGAATTGGACCCACCCCCAGTCTCCCTATGAAACTCTTG AATTAGAGATGGATGCTGATGATGATCAGATAAAGGTGGCTTACAGAAGATTGGCCAAGTTTTACCATCCTGATG TTTATGATGGCAGAGGGACCTTGGAGGAGGGGGAAACGGCTGAAGCTAGGTTTATCAAGATTCAAGCTGCATATGAATTGCTTTTAGATGTCGAGAAGAGGGGCCAATATGACAGAGATAACCGAGTCAACCCTTTGAAA GCATCTGAAGCATGGATGGAGTGGCTAATGAAAAAGCGGAAAGCTTTTGATCAACGAGGTGATATGGCAATAGCTGCTTGGGCTGAGCAACAACAGCGTGAGATGAATATCCGTGCACGTCGACTTTCTCGTTCCAAG GTCGACCCTtatgaagagaagaaaatccTGGCGAGAGAAAGGAAGGCCTCTGCTGAGTATTTCTCCAGTACGCTAAAGCGGCATACATTAGTGTTAAAGAAAAGAGACATCATGAGAAGGAAAGCAGAGgaagataaaaaaaagatcATTGGTCAGCTTTTAGCAGCAGAAGGACTCGAGCTTGACACAGATGAGGAAGAAAATCAGTAA
- the LOC126794134 gene encoding uncharacterized protein LOC126794134 isoform X2, producing the protein MSNLRTICRPHAGFTSFICCRHQARFSFRVSFKRGNPNYSPSLSPATSDFARLNRSESWFGANQRRSMVRASNWTHPQSPYETLELEMDADDDQIKVAYRRLAKFYHPDVYDGRGTLEEGETAEARFIKIQAAYELLLDVEKRGQYDRDNRVNPLKASEAWMEWLMKKRKAFDQRGDMAIAAWAEQQQREMNIRARRLSRSKHTQLYHGSIHWTSRSTLMKRRKSWREKGRPLLSISPVR; encoded by the exons ATGAGTAATTTGAGAACAATTTGTAGGCCACACGCCGGCTTCACCTCCTTCATATGCTGCAGACATCAAGCTCGTTTCAGCTTTAGGGTTTCCTTTAAGcgtggaaaccctaattacTCGCCTAGTCTCTCTCCGGCGACGTCGGATTTCGCGAGATTGAATCGGAGCGAGTCGTGGTTTGGAGCGAACCAGAGAAGGTCCATGGTTAGGGCTTCGAATTGGACCCACCCCCAGTCTCCCTATGAAACTCTTG AATTAGAGATGGATGCTGATGATGATCAGATAAAGGTGGCTTACAGAAGATTGGCCAAGTTTTACCATCCTGATG TTTATGATGGCAGAGGGACCTTGGAGGAGGGGGAAACGGCTGAAGCTAGGTTTATCAAGATTCAAGCTGCATATGAATTGCTTTTAGATGTCGAGAAGAGGGGCCAATATGACAGAGATAACCGAGTCAACCCTTTGAAA GCATCTGAAGCATGGATGGAGTGGCTAATGAAAAAGCGGAAAGCTTTTGATCAACGAGGTGATATGGCAATAGCTGCTTGGGCTGAGCAACAACAGCGTGAGATGAATATCCGTGCACGTCGACTTTCTCGTTCCAAG CATACACAATTATATCATGGGTCAATACACTGGACATCCAGGTCGACCCTtatgaagagaagaaaatccTGGCGAGAGAAAGGAAGGCCTCTGCTGAGTATTTCTCCAGTACGCTAA